AAAGATACCCACATATCCAAAGAAACCGTTAGTAATTTTTACAATACAAAAAATAAAATCCACAGGTTATCCACTGAATTAGACACATCTGTGTATAAGTACCCCATTTATACACAGTTAGTTGTGATTAACTCGATATATCCACAAGCACTTTTCGACATCTTGCCGTTCAAAACGCTGATGCTGCAGGATATGATCAAGGGCTCCCGAATGGCTGTCCACATGAATTTCATCCATCTTCTGTGCCTGCGCATAATACTGAATCAATTCAAAAACACCCAGAACCTGACTGGGTGAAACCTGGGAAACGACGTGCAGCTGCTCTAATTTGAATGCCCCATTCCCCTGAGCACTCAAATGAAAATGTCCAATCTTACGCTTTCCTTCTTTTAAATAGTAGAGTTTCTCGTCCATTTTTTCAATATACACGAATCATCCACACCCCTTTTCTTTTACATTATGAAAAAGGGTGTGGATGATATGCTAGGAAAATAGTTTATCCCAAAGTTTGACCACAAAGAATTTCACTTCTTTTGCATCGTCTGCAGGTTCGGCTTCTATTTTATCTGAATTTTTCTCCTCAGCTTGCGCTACACTTGTGCCATTGGAGAAGTCAAGGAAACATAGAGGAGGAAATAATACGCACCACCAATTATCTCCTGTCCCTTGCCCCAGAGTGATTAAAATGGCTTCATATTCACCGGCCGGGTACATATATGTACCATACAATTTAGCAGGAAACGTAACGGAATCATTATAATCCACTTCAAAAGAGTAGTTTATACCTTTTTTCTCGAGGGTTTCTGCTACTACTTTTTCAATCTCAGGAAGACGATTTTGAATCATATCTCTGGCTTCTTCAATGGAAGTTAAATCTTTTACCCACCTGTTAATTTCCTGATTTACTTCATCCCGTACAAGTCGTTTGATCTGCTGGTCCTGTTGATCATTGCTGTCAGCTAGTATGCGAAGACGAATCGCTTCGTCAGGAATGACTTGATATTGATTCCACTCAGCTCCTGTGCTTTGCCCCCAAGGTAATACAACAATTATAATGAATAATGCCAGTAATAAGCGTACGGTGTTTTTCATTTTGGTAAGTCCTCCCTGTCCCTCTGTTAGTTGCTAGTATAGGCAGAGGCGGAAGAATTTAAACCTATCAATCTATGAACCTATTCTCGGTAAAATCATAAGAGTACTGTTAACGCACACTTTGAGTTGGAATCTGAACACATTCCTGTTACTTGGATCGAATGGCGAGTTGGGAAACCATTCGGTTTTTAAGATGTGAACGAGACATTTCTAACAAAAGCAAACCATTTAGTTATTCCAGATTTTTTAAAGGTCAGCTGGAAACACGACTCGCAAACACCATTCTGTCTTTTTTATTAATATCTTTTCGAATCTCTACCGTGTAATCAGGAAGGCTATCTTGAATGATTTTTTTTACGGCATTCCCTTGTAGATATCCAATTTCAAAAGCGATTAAAGAAGGAGAATGATTCGAGTCCTTAATCTGTTTCACAATCGTCTCGTAAGCGGCCAGTCCTTCCCGATCCGCAAATAAGGCAAGAGCCGGGTCAAAATTCACTACAGTGTCATCCATCAAATCCTTATCTACATGCGCAATGTATGGTGGATTGGAAACCACAATATCGACCGGTATATCCTTAAACGGTGCATAAAAATCGCCTTGAATAAACTGAATATCCGCTCCAAGCTTTTGAGCATTGGCGGATGCGGTTTGCAGTGCCTCCTCAGAAATATCACTTGCAAAGACATCTGCTTTGTGCAGTTCAAGCGCCAGTGTTATAGCTATAATACCGCTTCCTGTACCTATATCCGCTATTTGAGGCTTGTCCTTATTAGAGCTTTCCACCCAGTTCAAGATCCCTTCTACCAGTTCTTCCGTTTCAGAACGAGGAACTAAAACATTTGAATTCACTGAAAAACTTCTCCCAAAAAAGTCAGCCTCTCCTATAATATGCTGGACAGGCATGCCGGTTTCAGCGTGAACCCGTACACTCTCCACGAAGACCTCGCGTTTACTTTCTGGAAAAGGGTCTTTTTCATAGGCTAATAACTGTGCGAAAGACATGTTTAAAACATGCTCCAGCAATAAATCCGCTACTCTTGTTTCCCGCGTATGCTTACCTAAAAAAACGGAAGCCCAGTGACGGGCTTCCTGAATCGTAGTAAAGTTTGAATTCATGTTATTCACCAATCTGCTCAAGCTTCTTCGTCTGCTCCTCAATAAGAAGAGCTTCAAGAATTTGGTCCATATTCCCTTGAAGAACTTGATCCAGCTTCTGTAAGGTTAAACCAATTCTATGGTCTGTTACACGCGTCTGTGGGAAGTTATACGTACGGATACGCTCCGAGCGGTCACCGGTACCGACTGCAGATTTACGACTTTCATCGTATTCCGCTTGAGCTTCCTGCTGGAATTTATCATAGATACGAGCACGAAGAACCTTCATCGCTTTTTCTTTGTTCTTGATCTGAGATTTTTCATCCTGACAGGATACAACAATCCCCGTCGGCTCATGAGTCAAACGAACGGCAGACATGGTCGTATTAACACTTTGACCGCCTGGGCCACTTGAAGCAAACGTATCCACACGAATATCTTTATCGTGTACTTCAACCTCTACTTCTTCCGCTTCTGGCATAACCACCACAGTAGCCGTAGATGTATGAATTCGTCCGCCTGACTCTGTCTCAGGTACACGCTGGACACGATGAGCTCCGTTTTCAAATTTCATTTTAGAATAGGCACGCTCACCGTTCACAATAAAGATAATCTCTTTATACCCACCTACATCGTTGGCATGGGCTTCAATCACTTCCGTTTTCCATCCCTGCATTTCCGCATAGCGGGCATACATGCGGTAAAGGTCACCAGCAAATAAAGCAGCTTCATCGCCTCCGGCCGCACCGCGAATTTCCATAATAACGTTTTTGTCATCATTAGGGTCACTCGGGAGCATGAGGACTTTCAGACGTTCTTCTAATTCTTGTTTCTTCTGAGAGAGTTCATTAAGTTCTTCCTTTACCATTTCTTCCATATCATCATCAAGGTTATCATCAAGCATTGCTCTGGCTTCGTCCCTTTGCTCGGTAACCTCTTTATATTCTCTATAAGCCTCTACGGTCCCCTGTAGACCGGATTGCTCTTTAGAGTATTCGCGAAGTTTATTCGTGTCAGAAATGACTTCAGGATCACTTAATAGCTCGTTTAATTTTTCATAACGATCTTCCAATGTTTGTAAGCGTTCGATCAATGGTATGCACCTCTTTCTCCATAACATTATAATTATATTATAGAGAACTCGCGGATACAACCTGA
The Halobacillus halophilus DSM 2266 DNA segment above includes these coding regions:
- the spoIIR gene encoding stage II sporulation protein R — its product is MKNTVRLLLALFIIIVVLPWGQSTGAEWNQYQVIPDEAIRLRILADSNDQQDQQIKRLVRDEVNQEINRWVKDLTSIEEARDMIQNRLPEIEKVVAETLEKKGINYSFEVDYNDSVTFPAKLYGTYMYPAGEYEAILITLGQGTGDNWWCVLFPPLCFLDFSNGTSVAQAEEKNSDKIEAEPADDAKEVKFFVVKLWDKLFS
- the prmC gene encoding peptide chain release factor N(5)-glutamine methyltransferase, with protein sequence MNSNFTTIQEARHWASVFLGKHTRETRVADLLLEHVLNMSFAQLLAYEKDPFPESKREVFVESVRVHAETGMPVQHIIGEADFFGRSFSVNSNVLVPRSETEELVEGILNWVESSNKDKPQIADIGTGSGIIAITLALELHKADVFASDISEEALQTASANAQKLGADIQFIQGDFYAPFKDIPVDIVVSNPPYIAHVDKDLMDDTVVNFDPALALFADREGLAAYETIVKQIKDSNHSPSLIAFEIGYLQGNAVKKIIQDSLPDYTVEIRKDINKKDRMVFASRVSS
- the prfA gene encoding peptide chain release factor 1 translates to MIERLQTLEDRYEKLNELLSDPEVISDTNKLREYSKEQSGLQGTVEAYREYKEVTEQRDEARAMLDDNLDDDMEEMVKEELNELSQKKQELEERLKVLMLPSDPNDDKNVIMEIRGAAGGDEAALFAGDLYRMYARYAEMQGWKTEVIEAHANDVGGYKEIIFIVNGERAYSKMKFENGAHRVQRVPETESGGRIHTSTATVVVMPEAEEVEVEVHDKDIRVDTFASSGPGGQSVNTTMSAVRLTHEPTGIVVSCQDEKSQIKNKEKAMKVLRARIYDKFQQEAQAEYDESRKSAVGTGDRSERIRTYNFPQTRVTDHRIGLTLQKLDQVLQGNMDQILEALLIEEQTKKLEQIGE